One region of Actinomycetota bacterium genomic DNA includes:
- a CDS encoding AbrB/MazE/SpoVT family DNA-binding domain-containing protein — MIQNRQEEIVKIQSRGLLTIPAKFRKKPYFEENSLVRIIKEKGRLIIEPVRTLPYPVRSYTKQELKEFFELDKKETNELKNEGLI; from the coding sequence ATGATACAAAATAGACAGGAGGAGATTGTCAAAATTCAATCCAGGGGTTTGTTAACAATCCCTGCCAAATTTCGAAAAAAACCTTATTTTGAAGAAAATAGCTTAGTGCGTATAATAAAAGAAAAGGGACGATTGATAATTGAGCCAGTTAGAACCCTTCCCTATCCAGTTCGTAGTTATACAAAACAAGAATTAAAAGAATTTTTTGAGTTAGATAAAAAAGAAACTAATGAACTTAAAAACGAAGGGTTAATATAA
- a CDS encoding nucleotidyl transferase AbiEii/AbiGii toxin family protein codes for MKNILFDISGKIEKIGLNKVNALYEVKKVADSLKIPFFVVGASARDFILEHCYNIKSPRMTEDIDLGVEVADWDKFNKLSETLLSTGKFSKAPEKQRFLFRDVFIDIVPFGPIAGKDKKISWPPEHEIFMNILGFEEAYEYSITLRLGSKPELDIKFPTLSGLAIMKIISWKEEYPERKTDAEDLLFIMKNYEVAGNEERLYGQALSLLEEEDFDTRLAGIRLLGRDIAKISDSQTLKAVKEILEGETGEQSRYRLVEDIVSVTFMYSDQFDEILNYVEKLKEGISEK; via the coding sequence ATGAAAAATATCTTGTTCGATATATCAGGGAAGATTGAGAAGATAGGTCTCAATAAGGTTAATGCCCTTTATGAGGTTAAAAAGGTAGCTGATTCTCTGAAAATCCCTTTCTTTGTTGTTGGGGCATCAGCCAGGGATTTCATTCTTGAGCATTGCTATAATATAAAATCACCTCGAATGACTGAGGATATAGATCTAGGGGTTGAGGTGGCTGACTGGGATAAATTTAATAAATTATCAGAGACTTTACTTTCAACAGGTAAATTCTCTAAGGCTCCAGAGAAACAAAGATTTCTCTTTAGGGATGTTTTTATTGATATAGTACCATTTGGTCCTATTGCAGGTAAGGATAAAAAAATAAGCTGGCCACCTGAACATGAAATATTTATGAATATACTGGGGTTTGAGGAAGCCTATGAGTATTCAATAACTTTAAGACTTGGTTCAAAGCCCGAACTTGATATTAAATTTCCTACATTATCGGGCTTGGCAATTATGAAAATAATATCCTGGAAAGAAGAGTACCCTGAGCGCAAAACTGATGCTGAGGATTTATTGTTTATAATGAAAAATTATGAAGTCGCTGGAAACGAAGAACGGTTGTATGGTCAAGCACTGTCTTTGCTTGAAGAGGAAGATTTTGATACTCGGTTAGCTGGTATTAGATTGCTTGGAAGGGATATAGCAAAAATATCTGATTCTCAGACCTTAAAAGCTGTCAAAGAAATATTAGAGGGTGAAACTGGAGAACAATCACGCTACAGGTTAGTTGAAGATATTGTTTCAGTAACTTTTATGTACAGTGATCAATTTGATGAAATATTAAATTATGTAGAAAAATTAAAAGAGGGAATTTCAGAAAAATGA
- a CDS encoding P-loop NTPase, which produces MNRNFNNKISLVILEKEEQNIKKIVTLLRNIPKLEIAEVSGNLDLFELILQEKSSNIVLLGPSYKLEDIEKILIANFDGLRFVKVILSVDKFSTDILKKAIKLNIHDVIEFPFIYDELRDSIKRTENMFLKSMEKPSIQIKEEEQRKKIHKKISVFSTKGGSGKSFIAVNLAVDLAKFDKKRVVLFDLDYQFGDVALMLNLYPKHTTYDIMSVINQLDSEMLNSFLTIHESGVKVLPAPIDPSQEESISIAATMKILDIFSDISDYVIIDTPSGFSDNVMLLLEKTDFLCIVASKDVPNIKNLKISLQILKQLKFPEEKIFVILNRADSKVGITIDEIEKTIKQRINVTIPSDKLVPLCINKGIPVVVRAPRSMVSKSIRKLTRLLLEAG; this is translated from the coding sequence ATGAATAGGAATTTTAATAATAAAATCTCACTTGTTATCCTTGAAAAGGAAGAACAAAACATTAAAAAAATTGTTACGTTATTAAGAAATATCCCCAAGTTAGAAATTGCTGAAGTTAGTGGAAATCTTGATCTTTTTGAATTAATACTTCAGGAAAAAAGTTCAAATATTGTTTTGTTAGGTCCATCATATAAGTTAGAGGATATAGAAAAAATTTTAATTGCAAATTTTGATGGTCTTCGTTTTGTTAAAGTAATTCTTTCAGTAGATAAATTTTCAACTGATATATTAAAAAAAGCAATTAAGCTCAATATCCATGATGTAATAGAATTTCCTTTTATATATGATGAATTAAGAGATTCCATTAAAAGAACAGAAAATATGTTTTTGAAATCAATGGAAAAGCCTTCAATACAAATTAAAGAAGAAGAACAGAGAAAAAAAATACATAAAAAGATATCAGTTTTTAGTACCAAGGGAGGTTCAGGGAAATCATTTATTGCAGTAAACCTCGCAGTTGATTTAGCTAAATTTGATAAAAAAAGAGTAGTACTTTTTGATCTTGACTATCAGTTTGGCGATGTAGCTTTAATGCTTAATTTATATCCCAAACATACCACATACGATATTATGTCTGTTATTAATCAATTAGATTCTGAAATGCTAAATAGTTTTTTAACCATTCACGAATCTGGGGTAAAAGTTCTACCTGCACCAATTGATCCCTCTCAGGAAGAATCGATTAGCATAGCAGCTACAATGAAAATATTAGATATTTTTTCAGATATAAGTGATTATGTAATAATTGATACACCTTCAGGCTTCTCAGATAATGTAATGTTACTTCTGGAAAAGACAGATTTTTTGTGTATTGTAGCCAGCAAGGATGTTCCTAATATTAAAAATTTAAAGATTTCATTGCAGATACTTAAACAATTAAAGTTTCCAGAGGAAAAAATATTTGTAATTCTTAATAGAGCTGATTCCAAAGTTGGTATCACTATAGATGAAATAGAAAAAACGATCAAGCAGCGAATAAATGTTACAATTCCCTCTGACAAACTTGTTCCTTTATGTATAAATAAAGGTATACCTGTAGTTGTAAGAGCACCAAGGTCTATGGTTAGTAAAAGTATTCGTAAATTAACCAGGCTTTTGTTGGAAGCTGGATAA
- a CDS encoding type IV toxin-antitoxin system AbiEi family antitoxin domain-containing protein: MKENTENYRKGLSKQESFLLSELARENKSIFTVKQARKILKEEPYLILHSLKKKKWILTLKSGLYAIVPLDIGVKGSESYIVSITLF; the protein is encoded by the coding sequence ATGAAAGAAAATACAGAAAACTATAGAAAGGGATTGAGCAAGCAGGAATCTTTTCTACTCTCAGAACTTGCCAGAGAGAACAAATCAATTTTCACAGTTAAGCAGGCAAGAAAGATACTTAAGGAAGAGCCTTATTTAATTCTACATTCCCTGAAGAAGAAAAAGTGGATACTAACTCTGAAGAGTGGGCTGTATGCCATAGTACCACTGGATATAGGAGTTAAGGGTTCCGAAAGTTATATTGTTTCAATTACTTTATTTTAA
- a CDS encoding type II secretion system F family protein, which yields MIKKSYRYFLIVFSVILTLLILWPVSLLAQESPDIVIKKTDITDYPEVDIFLNFKEGSTLGSLDLSKENFYVLENNDKVIDLSIKRVARIKEPIGVVIVLDTSGSMKGEPIADAIDAALVFMNEMRSIDEFAVVGFADDVTTYSNFTSNRQELKEFIYEITAEGETSLYDGIFLALDQFNIRKDIKYRYAIVLSDGTDTVSKLTTKDVINKAKDEQVTIFSVALMSYDFNPTDIGNISESSGGELLIAANSGELKELYRQISWKIRNQYKISYTSLWPNTETIKINIIVEESGLTSSVKTTYENPFYAPTPTKIIRIPKRPFFLTIFDRWWMKLIIYASIFIGVTLFLYVLILLIIPPSQLLKKRTEFYGYKPVRKSIEEEDEYEKGGFNRFASFISKIAAKRGFVELFTLRLERAGMKIRGSEFISIHIIVQIISSLVIYTFTNNLPLTVVAILLGAISPFIFIKFKASQRIKKFHEQLPDTLQLIGGSLKAGYSFNQALSMVQDETKPPISDEFKRVLSEIRMGSPEKDALDNMAKRINSEHFDWTVMAINVQREVGGNLAEVMDIIASTIRERDRVMNQIKTLTAEGRISAYILIALPIVVGMILSILNREYVSLLVTTKLGLIIIAIAFTLMVIGTVWIIKIVRVDY from the coding sequence ATGATTAAAAAAAGCTACAGATATTTTTTAATAGTTTTTTCAGTAATTTTAACGCTATTAATTTTATGGCCAGTTTCACTTTTGGCTCAGGAAAGCCCGGATATAGTTATTAAAAAAACTGATATTACTGATTATCCTGAAGTAGATATTTTTCTTAATTTTAAAGAGGGCTCAACTCTTGGATCTTTGGATTTAAGTAAAGAAAATTTTTATGTTTTAGAGAATAATGATAAAGTGATAGACCTTTCTATTAAAAGGGTAGCAAGAATTAAAGAGCCTATAGGAGTAGTTATTGTCCTTGATACCAGTGGTAGCATGAAAGGTGAACCTATAGCGGATGCTATAGATGCAGCATTAGTTTTTATGAATGAGATGAGATCGATTGATGAGTTTGCAGTAGTTGGATTTGCTGATGATGTTACTACCTATTCTAATTTTACTTCTAATAGGCAAGAGTTAAAAGAATTCATTTATGAAATAACTGCTGAAGGTGAAACTTCCCTATATGATGGTATCTTTCTTGCATTAGATCAGTTTAATATTAGAAAGGATATAAAGTATAGATACGCCATAGTACTTTCAGATGGTACAGATACAGTCAGCAAGCTAACCACAAAAGATGTTATTAATAAGGCTAAAGATGAGCAGGTAACCATATTTTCAGTTGCTTTAATGTCCTATGATTTTAACCCAACTGATATTGGGAATATTTCTGAAAGCTCTGGTGGTGAATTGTTAATTGCAGCAAATTCAGGGGAGCTAAAAGAACTTTACCGACAAATTTCATGGAAAATAAGAAACCAGTATAAAATTTCATACACAAGTCTTTGGCCAAATACTGAAACAATAAAAATAAATATTATTGTGGAAGAGTCTGGATTAACTAGTTCAGTAAAGACTACTTATGAAAATCCTTTTTATGCTCCAACCCCAACAAAAATAATAAGAATTCCAAAAAGACCATTTTTTCTAACAATTTTTGACAGATGGTGGATGAAATTAATTATTTATGCTTCAATTTTTATAGGAGTAACACTTTTTTTATATGTGCTTATTTTGCTAATAATTCCACCAAGTCAGTTACTTAAGAAAAGAACTGAATTTTACGGATATAAACCTGTCAGAAAGAGTATAGAAGAAGAGGATGAGTATGAGAAAGGTGGTTTCAATCGTTTCGCATCTTTTATATCCAAAATTGCTGCAAAAAGAGGTTTTGTGGAATTATTTACGCTAAGATTGGAAAGAGCAGGTATGAAAATCCGGGGTTCTGAATTCATATCTATACATATTATAGTTCAAATAATATCAAGTTTGGTAATTTACACTTTTACTAATAACCTTCCTCTCACTGTTGTAGCTATACTGTTAGGTGCTATAAGCCCATTTATATTTATAAAATTTAAAGCATCACAAAGGATTAAAAAATTTCATGAACAGTTACCTGATACACTACAGTTAATTGGTGGGTCTTTAAAAGCCGGTTACAGCTTTAATCAAGCTTTAAGTATGGTTCAAGATGAAACTAAACCACCTATATCTGATGAATTTAAGAGGGTATTGAGTGAGATTAGGATGGGGTCACCCGAAAAAGATGCTCTGGATAATATGGCAAAGCGAATAAATAGTGAACACTTTGATTGGACAGTAATGGCAATAAATGTTCAAAGGGAAGTTGGTGGTAATTTAGCTGAAGTAATGGATATTATTGCTAGTACGATTAGAGAAAGAGATAGAGTAATGAATCAAATTAAAACTCTTACAGCAGAGGGAAGAATATCTGCTTATATTCTGATAGCCTTGCCAATAGTAGTGGGCATGATTCTTTCGATTCTTAACAGGGAGTATGTAAGTTTACTCGTAACTACAAAACTTGGTCTTATTATAATTGCTATTGCATTTACATTAATGGTGATTGGAACTGTATGGATTATTAAGATTGTACGTGTTGATTATTAG
- a CDS encoding CpaF family protein has translation MRLQERLKKIQEFEDDLNVKMKKSISIRAKQIDDIKRDIHIKLIEKLSDVLFKKKISDVELKLRVQREINDILNDYDIPLTILEKKKITNDLIDDVVGYGPIEEFLKDHEVTEIMINNPYNIYVEKFGKIFPTTKTFLDEAHLMRIIDKIVSKVGRRVDESVPYVDARLPDGSRVNVIIHPLVIQGPILTIRKFSFDPFTMEDFVDMGTCTQKVADFLKQCVIGRLNIICSGGTGTGKTTTLNVLSPFIPYDERIITIEDAAELQLHQKHVIRLESRPPNIEGKGEVTIRDLVRNALRMRPDRIIVGEVRGGESLDMLQAMNTGHDGSLSTVHANTPRDVLSRLETMVLMAGLELPVRAIRQQISSAIDLIVHLNRLKDGTRRFVKITEVQGMEGDIITLQDLFVFDFSMGIDSTGKFKGSIKSTGLRPRFLYRLNDVGIDIPSEVFEKEI, from the coding sequence ATGAGATTACAAGAGAGATTGAAAAAAATTCAAGAATTTGAGGATGATTTAAATGTAAAGATGAAAAAGTCCATTTCCATAAGAGCAAAACAAATTGATGATATCAAGCGAGATATTCACATTAAATTGATTGAAAAACTTTCAGATGTCCTTTTTAAAAAGAAAATAAGTGATGTGGAGTTAAAATTAAGAGTACAGAGAGAGATAAATGATATTCTGAATGATTATGATATTCCTCTTACTATTTTAGAAAAAAAGAAAATAACTAATGACCTTATTGATGATGTGGTTGGATATGGACCTATAGAAGAATTTTTAAAAGATCATGAAGTAACAGAGATTATGATTAATAATCCTTATAACATATATGTTGAAAAATTTGGAAAGATATTTCCAACTACTAAGACTTTCCTTGATGAAGCTCACTTGATGAGAATTATTGATAAAATTGTTAGTAAGGTAGGAAGAAGAGTTGACGAGTCAGTACCATATGTAGATGCAAGACTTCCTGATGGTTCTAGAGTAAATGTAATAATCCATCCTTTAGTTATTCAAGGTCCGATATTGACCATAAGAAAATTTTCTTTTGATCCATTTACCATGGAAGATTTTGTAGATATGGGAACATGTACCCAGAAAGTAGCAGATTTTTTAAAGCAATGTGTAATAGGAAGATTAAACATTATTTGCTCTGGTGGAACTGGAACTGGAAAAACTACTACCTTAAATGTTCTATCTCCTTTTATTCCATATGATGAAAGGATAATCACAATAGAGGACGCAGCTGAATTACAATTACACCAGAAGCATGTTATTCGATTAGAATCAAGACCACCTAATATAGAGGGTAAAGGAGAAGTTACTATTAGAGATCTTGTAAGGAATGCTCTTCGTATGAGACCGGATCGTATAATAGTTGGTGAGGTACGAGGAGGAGAATCTTTAGATATGCTACAGGCTATGAATACAGGCCATGACGGTAGCCTTAGTACCGTTCATGCAAACACTCCCAGAGATGTACTTTCCAGATTGGAGACTATGGTCCTGATGGCTGGACTCGAACTTCCGGTAAGAGCGATAAGACAACAGATTTCATCTGCAATAGATCTAATTGTCCATTTAAACAGACTTAAAGATGGTACTAGAAGATTTGTTAAAATAACTGAAGTCCAGGGTATGGAAGGAGACATAATTACATTACAGGATCTTTTTGTTTTTGATTTCTCCATGGGTATTGATAGTACTGGAAAATTTAAAGGAAGCATTAAATCAACTGGTCTACGACCGAGATTTTTATATAGACTTAATGATGTTGGAATAGATATTCCAAGTGAAGTGTTTGAAAAAGAAATTTAA
- a CDS encoding putative toxin-antitoxin system toxin component, PIN family — protein MGKEQSVPNVLFNASVVLAGLKSPMGGSGKLLQWANQKKITGIISEVILDEIRRNINKAGLNKKSINKIVTTFPKVLPAPKKSTVISFYKVVIDYGDAHVLASALEADAQFLVTLDKKHLLSLQNKVKMIKIVSPKQLIKILSEK, from the coding sequence GTGGGTAAAGAACAATCTGTACCAAATGTATTGTTTAATGCTTCTGTAGTTTTAGCTGGTTTAAAATCTCCTATGGGTGGATCTGGAAAACTGCTTCAATGGGCTAATCAAAAGAAAATTACAGGAATAATCAGTGAAGTTATTTTGGATGAAATAAGACGCAATATTAATAAGGCTGGACTTAATAAAAAATCCATCAATAAAATAGTCACTACTTTCCCAAAAGTATTGCCAGCACCAAAAAAATCAACTGTTATATCCTTTTATAAAGTAGTTATTGACTATGGTGATGCTCATGTTTTAGCTTCTGCTTTAGAAGCAGATGCTCAATTTTTAGTAACACTTGATAAAAAGCACTTGTTAAGTTTACAAAATAAGGTAAAAATGATAAAAATTGTATCTCCTAAACAGCTTATTAAAATTTTATCTGAGAAATAA
- a CDS encoding pilus assembly protein has product MKIKSIRIIKNEKGASAVEFAIILPILIMLVFGIFQFGIAYNNYITITHAAREGARRAAVDLNNPDLKDIIIERAYPIPITEDDIIITTPEGTNIGDPVEVEITYNITIEIPLVGSWNIPLTNKAVMRLENYE; this is encoded by the coding sequence ATGAAAATAAAAAGCATCAGAATAATAAAAAATGAAAAAGGCGCCAGTGCGGTAGAATTTGCTATTATTCTGCCCATATTGATAATGCTGGTATTTGGAATATTTCAATTTGGAATAGCATATAATAACTATATTACTATTACTCACGCAGCAAGAGAAGGTGCCAGGCGGGCTGCTGTAGATCTTAATAATCCTGACCTTAAAGACATTATAATTGAAAGAGCATACCCAATTCCTATTACTGAAGATGATATAATTATTACTACTCCTGAGGGAACAAATATTGGTGATCCTGTAGAAGTTGAGATTACTTATAATATTACTATAGAAATACCACTTGTGGGAAGTTGGAATATACCACTTACAAATAAAGCAGTTATGCGTCTTGAGAATTATGAATAA
- a CDS encoding Tad domain-containing protein, which yields MKIKRFKSENGAVVVIVALSIIALMMVTALAIDVGSLYEERRHLQTVADAAALAGVQELPEDVDGAINVAIEYGSKHGLIINSSDVIISSTLAEDDTITVNAINPNAPLYFARVIGLSHTQVVASATAMIASPEEHVGVVPWGVPQDSWDPGEEVVLKYGSGPPGGGVCGNYQPLTIDSPGGSEYKDNIIDGASTPLSVGDMIETLTGNKVGKTLQGVNERVYGQHNNLLDGFFELVAEYIDPVFGTGYKLTDPDSQFIYVPIIDGLGEVHGHDEVEIVAFAPFIITGIHDMHDPVYGHGISITGTFLSQALVITEGSIIPVQSGGLRVVRLID from the coding sequence ATGAAGATTAAAAGATTTAAAAGTGAAAATGGTGCAGTTGTAGTCATAGTTGCTTTAAGCATTATAGCACTAATGATGGTAACAGCTTTAGCTATAGATGTGGGTTCTCTTTATGAAGAAAGAAGACATCTTCAAACTGTTGCTGATGCTGCAGCTTTAGCTGGGGTCCAAGAATTGCCAGAGGATGTGGACGGGGCTATAAACGTAGCTATTGAATATGGTTCAAAACATGGTTTAATTATTAATTCCAGTGATGTAATAATTAGTTCTACATTGGCTGAAGATGATACGATTACTGTGAATGCAATAAATCCTAATGCTCCTCTTTACTTTGCAAGAGTTATAGGATTAAGTCATACACAGGTTGTAGCTTCAGCAACAGCTATGATAGCTTCGCCAGAAGAACATGTAGGTGTAGTACCATGGGGAGTTCCACAGGATAGCTGGGATCCTGGTGAAGAAGTTGTATTAAAATATGGTTCTGGACCACCTGGCGGTGGTGTCTGTGGTAACTATCAACCTTTGACAATCGATAGTCCTGGAGGTAGTGAATATAAGGATAACATAATTGATGGTGCCAGTACACCTTTGTCTGTTGGTGATATGATAGAAACATTGACAGGAAATAAGGTAGGTAAAACATTACAAGGAGTAAACGAAAGAGTATATGGGCAGCATAATAATTTACTGGATGGATTTTTTGAACTTGTTGCTGAATATATAGATCCTGTATTTGGAACAGGTTATAAACTCACCGACCCTGATAGTCAATTTATTTATGTCCCAATAATCGATGGTTTGGGGGAAGTTCATGGACATGATGAAGTTGAAATAGTGGCGTTTGCACCTTTTATTATTACTGGCATTCATGATATGCACGATCCTGTATATGGTCATGGTATCTCAATTACAGGCACGTTTCTTAGCCAAGCTTTGGTTATAACTGAAGGTAGCATTATTCCTGTTCAATCTGGAGGACTTAGAGTCGTAAGACTAATAGACTAG
- a CDS encoding IS110 family transposase: MKLVIGADVSKKKLNISEYDGKNHKLKVILNKNSDIERFLKKYDKGKKDLLFVMEATGIYHLQLANILYERGFLVSVVNPLIIKRYAEMKMLRAKTDKVDAKVIAQYGYEQDVKLFQPRSKKRQRIIKILKAIEDLTVSKNNYLNRLGALDKDPLKERSVEECFNKLISELNISIKRLEEELKNLINKHYLNEYSRLLSISGVGPKTAIIIIAFFGRFEDFKNSKQVVSYIGTNPSPKESGSSLRGRGRISQKGNSYLRKQLFMTSLSAMQHNNACRNMYERLSLKGKEHKVLRVAVLNKLVRQIFVVLKYDRKYDPNYEEKFTSFAYC, encoded by the coding sequence ATGAAATTAGTAATTGGAGCTGATGTATCAAAGAAGAAACTGAATATTTCTGAATACGATGGCAAAAATCATAAACTTAAAGTTATCTTAAATAAAAATTCTGACATTGAAAGATTCTTAAAAAAGTATGATAAAGGTAAAAAGGATCTACTGTTTGTTATGGAAGCTACTGGAATCTATCATTTACAATTAGCCAATATATTGTATGAGAGAGGTTTTCTTGTATCTGTAGTTAATCCACTAATAATTAAAAGATATGCAGAGATGAAAATGCTTCGTGCAAAAACAGATAAAGTGGATGCAAAAGTAATTGCTCAATACGGTTATGAACAAGATGTTAAATTATTTCAACCAAGATCTAAAAAGAGACAAAGAATAATAAAGATACTCAAAGCAATAGAAGATCTTACAGTATCTAAAAATAACTATTTAAATCGTTTGGGGGCTTTAGATAAGGACCCATTAAAGGAAAGATCAGTAGAAGAATGTTTTAACAAATTAATCTCTGAGCTTAATATTTCAATTAAAAGACTGGAAGAAGAACTAAAAAATTTAATAAATAAGCATTATCTTAATGAGTACAGTAGATTGCTTTCAATTTCTGGAGTAGGTCCTAAAACAGCTATTATAATTATTGCATTTTTTGGTAGATTTGAAGATTTTAAAAATAGCAAGCAGGTAGTTAGCTATATAGGAACTAATCCCTCACCCAAAGAATCTGGTAGTTCTTTAAGAGGAAGAGGAAGAATCAGTCAAAAGGGTAATAGTTATCTAAGAAAGCAACTATTTATGACATCACTTAGTGCAATGCAGCATAATAATGCTTGCAGGAATATGTATGAAAGATTAAGTTTAAAAGGGAAAGAACATAAGGTATTAAGAGTAGCAGTATTAAATAAATTAGTCAGACAGATATTTGTAGTATTAAAGTATGATAGGAAATATGACCCAAATTATGAAGAGAAATTTACAAGTTTTGCTTATTGTTAA
- a CDS encoding type II secretion system F family protein: MSINVLFYVILGAVFGSVFLLILTFGLPVVLKRGPKSSMSKLEYYGPKANRNEIVIPSFYERSIIPFFTKIGYIVKRISPKGIVDSNEQRLMLAGLQEIISTDIYLAIKFLFPVVFLLISILVAIFFVIPLIMKIVLIAFVPLSFFLPDVFLSNKIAKRKRDIRRTLPNALDLLTISVEAGMGFDNAVAKVTNSIKGALSEEFARMLHEKQIGFSTREALNNLRDRTDVLDMNAFIMAVIHANTFGISIGKVLRVQASEMRMRRRQRAEEAGIKAPVKLVFPLIFCLFPALIAVILGPVVIRSIPILMETLFSR, encoded by the coding sequence ATGTCAATAAATGTTCTTTTCTATGTAATTTTAGGTGCAGTTTTTGGTTCTGTTTTTTTATTAATACTAACCTTTGGGTTACCTGTTGTTTTGAAAAGAGGACCAAAAAGCAGTATGAGCAAATTGGAATATTATGGTCCAAAGGCTAATAGAAATGAAATTGTCATTCCTTCTTTTTATGAAAGATCAATTATACCCTTCTTTACAAAAATAGGTTATATTGTTAAAAGAATTAGTCCAAAAGGAATTGTAGATTCTAATGAACAAAGGTTAATGCTTGCTGGGTTACAAGAGATAATAAGTACAGATATTTATTTAGCTATAAAATTTCTTTTCCCTGTTGTATTTTTGCTTATATCTATATTAGTGGCTATCTTTTTTGTAATACCATTAATAATGAAGATTGTATTAATAGCATTTGTACCACTATCTTTCTTTTTACCAGATGTATTTTTGAGTAACAAAATAGCTAAAAGAAAGAGAGATATTAGAAGAACTTTACCTAATGCTCTTGACTTACTCACAATTAGTGTTGAAGCAGGTATGGGTTTTGATAATGCTGTAGCAAAGGTTACAAATAGTATTAAAGGAGCTTTAAGTGAAGAATTTGCCAGAATGTTACATGAAAAGCAGATTGGATTTTCCACTCGTGAAGCTTTAAATAATTTAAGAGACAGAACAGATGTATTAGATATGAATGCTTTTATAATGGCTGTGATACATGCTAATACTTTTGGTATTTCAATTGGAAAGGTTTTAAGAGTTCAGGCATCTGAAATGAGGATGAGGAGGCGTCAACGAGCTGAAGAGGCTGGAATAAAAGCTCCAGTTAAATTAGTTTTTCCTCTTATTTTTTGTTTGTTTCCAGCTTTGATAGCTGTAATCTTAGGTCCAGTTGTTATAAGATCAATTCCTATATTAATGGAAACTCTATTTAGTAGATAG
- the cpaB gene encoding Flp pilus assembly protein CpaB — translation MRMRIVILIIAIILAIIAVVAVIGYISNIRASVEEEVEKIEVLVAAQNIPGETPVETIIANGSVITQAIPRKYLAEGVLTSLEDYKGYVAAVPINKGEQITATKLIKPEDIGLAFIIPDDMVAISIPVNEVIGVSNLINVGDRVNVIATFKPTEEQPITVYPEAEEAEEALEEIQQEITKTLLWNVEVLYIGTRIEITQTTERAEGILGAQTEERAKKSEIKTITLAVTPGDSEKLVFTEEMGSVWLALLPTKEIEREETFGRTFDNIFE, via the coding sequence ATGAGAATGCGAATTGTAATACTAATTATAGCAATTATTTTAGCTATAATTGCTGTTGTGGCAGTAATAGGGTACATAAGTAATATCAGGGCTTCAGTGGAAGAGGAAGTTGAAAAAATTGAGGTTCTTGTAGCAGCTCAAAATATCCCGGGGGAAACTCCGGTTGAAACTATAATTGCTAACGGTAGTGTTATTACTCAGGCAATCCCAAGAAAATATCTGGCAGAAGGGGTTCTTACTTCTCTTGAAGATTATAAAGGATATGTTGCTGCTGTGCCAATAAATAAGGGAGAACAAATTACTGCGACAAAGCTTATTAAACCAGAAGATATTGGATTAGCTTTTATTATTCCCGATGATATGGTAGCTATTTCCATTCCTGTTAATGAGGTAATAGGTGTATCTAATCTAATTAATGTTGGAGATAGAGTTAATGTTATTGCAACTTTCAAACCAACCGAGGAACAACCTATAACGGTTTATCCAGAAGCTGAAGAAGCTGAAGAAGCTCTTGAAGAAATCCAACAAGAAATTACAAAGACTTTACTATGGAATGTTGAGGTTTTATATATAGGTACCAGGATTGAAATAACTCAAACTACTGAACGAGCTGAAGGAATCCTGGGTGCTCAAACTGAAGAGAGGGCTAAAAAATCTGAAATAAAAACAATAACTTTGGCAGTAACTCCAGGGGATTCAGAGAAATTAGTTTTCACTGAAGAGATGGGCAGTGTATGGTTAGCTTTGCTCCCTACTAAGGAGATTGAAAGAGAAGAAACATTTGGGAGAACATTTGATAATATTTTTGAGTAA